The genomic DNA GATAGCGCCGCCGTACGGGGAGATTGTCGACGCACTGGTACAACCGTAGCAGTCGTTCGGGGATACTGCGGCGAATGGAAAACCGCCCGATGCCGTGTGCGTGCATCGGGCGGTTTGTTTTTCCCACCCAGAGAATCCTGGAGGCCCCTTACCGGGACCGAATTCGTTCTATCGCCGCGGAGACACGCGTTCTCCCGGGGGGACATCACCGGCGGTCCGACCGTCATCGTGACATCCGCTGCAGTCCGGGGTGCCGGCATACTGCAGATCTACGTGGCAGTCCTTGCAGTCCATGGTCCCATGGAGTTCATCGAGGTGCAGGCCGGTGACAGCGTGATTGAAGTTTTCCTGATTCCAGCCGCCGTGGCAGGCAATGCAATCGGAGTTGACGCGGGCGATGCGTTTGCCGGTCGGGTGGCAGGCCCGGCATTCGAGATTTTTGTGGAAGCGATTCAGCTCCCAGCCGGTTTTGGCATGCGTGAAGCCGGGGCGTTCTTTGGTGTCATGACATTTGATGCAGGCGTCCTGCGCGTGGCAGTCGTTGCACATGGCATGGACTTCCTCGTCCGATTTCGCGAGCCGGGCGGGGCGTTGCAGGTCGTGGCAGTAGCTGCAGTTTTCCTGCTTGTGGCAGTCGACACAGCGCAGGTCGAACAGTTCGATATGTTCGCTGTGGTGGAAGGTCACGACCGGCGCCGTTTTATAAGGGGTGAGATAGACTTTGGATTTCGGTTCGGTGATGACCGGGTGGGTGACGCCGATGATGTCGGTCGAGTCGTAGCCGAAGGCCGCCGCCGTTTTGCCGTCGGCGGGCGTATGGCAGAGCACGCACTTGGTGTCGTGGCTCCACTCGCGGTGGCAGGAGAGACACTGGCGGTGGTAGGCGCCTTTCAGAGTGGGCTGTTTGAGATTGGCGGGGTTGGTCTCGCCGCCGTGGCAGTCCTTACAGGGCGGGATGTGTCCCGGAGGGCTATAGTGGTGACAGGTGGCGCAGTCCTGACCCATTTCGGCCATTTCGGCGTGCAGCTTGTGGTTGAACCGAACCGGCCGAAACTGGTCCGCGATTTCCGAGAGCATAATGGTGTCGGGGGCTTCGTCCAGCCCGTGTTTGGCGGTTGAGTGGACCATCGCGGTGCTGGGGCACGGTTTCAGGCAGGGTTCGCGGAGTGTGGGGACCTCGCAGTCATGGCAGTCGAGGCACTCCAGTATGCCGGTTTGCGGCGCCGCTTTCTGGCGCTGCGGCATCTGCGCCACCGACGCCGTGCCCGCGAGGGCGAGTCCTATGCAGAGGAGCAATCCTGTTGTCAGCGCGTACCGTTTCATCACTGCACCTGTTCCAGATTACTCGGGGTCCGGCGGACCTCGATGGGCAACGTGTAGGTCGGGACTTTTTCACCAGCGATAATGGGCAGGTGCATGACCAGGAAGCGATAGACGAGCACCAGCGCGCTGATGAGACCGACGGTTACCATTATTTCAAAGACCGACGGGAAGTAGGGGCCGGTCGGGTAAAGCGGGGTATAGGCGACGAGGAAGACGTTTATTCGATTGAGCGCGACGCCGAGTACGATGACGAGCGTGGCGGCGGTCAGGAGCCCCGTAACGCTACGGCGCACTTTCTCCTGCAGCAGGAGGATGATGGGCAGGACGATACCGCCGCCGATCTCGATCATCCACATGACTGACTGGACCGACCCTTCCCACAGATACGGCCACGCATCGCGGTTAGTCAGATCCACGAGCTTGATGGCAAGGTAGACGCCGAGCAGGACGGGCACATACCGCGCCAGCGAGGACAGGACGGGTGTTTCGGGTTTCAGCTTGAACGATTTCGAGGCGAGCAGCGACTCGAATATCACCATGGGGAAGCCGACGGCGATGGCCGACAGCAGAAACAGCAAGGGGGAGATGCTGGTGTACCAGAGCGGGTGAATCTTGGTCGGAGCGATCAGCATCAGCGTGCCGAGCGACGACTGGTGCAGGCACGAGAGCACGACTCCGGCGATAATGAATACCGAGATGAATCGGCCCAGGGTGCGGTCGGCAACCGAGAGAAACGACTCGATCAAACCGTTGAGATGGCGCAGGGGGCCGGGGAGATTGACCTGTCCCTTGAAGCGTTCCGCCACGATGGGAAGAAATTCGATGTACAGCACGGTCAGGTAGATCATCACACAGATGCCGACCTCAAAGAGTACGGAGTCACCCTGCCACATGCTGGGGAGCATCGGATGCCAGACGTTGTAGTAGCGGCCGAGATCGGCAAGCAGGCCGATGACGACAAAGGTGTATCCGAGCATCGCGGTGAGCAGGGCGGGGCGGACGATCACGTGATAGCGTTCCTTGTGGAAGATGTCGGCGAGCGCGGCGGTGGTAAATCCGCCGGCGGCAAGGGCGACACCGGTAGCGACATCGATGGCGATCCAGATGCCCCACGGATACTGGTCATTGAGGTTGGTGGTGGCCTGGAGTCCGGCGATAAGACGGTAGACGTAAGCCAGAGCGCCGAGGGCGGCCAGCACGGTCAGGACGATCGTTCCGCGCGTGAAAAAGCGCGTATGGATCGGATGGGGGCGTTCGTGGTTATTCATGAGGCACCTCGGCATCCGACGGCGCGGCGTCTCTTTCGCGGGTGGCGTGCATCACGAGCCCGAGCAAGCCGTACAGAGCGATCGGCGGCAGGAACGATTTGAAGATGCCGTGCTGGATCGTCTCGGTCAGCGACGGAATGACATCGGCTTTGAGGACGGGCAGTTCGGTGTGTTTGAAGTCGACCGGCGCGAGGTAGAGCCAGCTGGTGCCACCGGCTTCGGTTTCGCCGTACACGTGGTCGACATACACGCCGGGGTTGGATTTGATGCGATAGTGGGCGATATCGAGCAGTTGCTGGCGCGTGCCGAAAGTCAGAGCTTCATTCGGACAGATTGCGACGCACGCGGGCAATTCGTGATCTTCGGTAATACGCTCGAAACAGAAGGTGCATTTGCGAACGCGCGGGTCGAGCGCGTTGTCGTATTCGTAGGCCGGGATTTGAAAAGGACAGGCGACCATACAGTAGCGGCATCCAATGCACTTCCAGGCATCATAGACGACGGGCCCGGTGGAGGTCTTACGCAGGGCGCCGACGATACAGGCCGAGACGCAGGCGGGTTCGTTACAGTGCATGCACTGCACTTTCATGGTGTACTTTTTCGAGGGGTTGTCGGGGTCCTCGAAGCGGTTCAAGACGGTGAAGGCGTCCTTGTCAGGACGGCGGTGTCGGTCGAACACCGATTTGTCGTCGAAGGATTCGGGCCGCCGTCCCGATTTGGTGTGTTCCTGGTCGCAGGCCAGCTCACATTTGCGGCAGCCGATACAGACGACGGTATCCACGAGGACGCCGTAGTATTCGCTGCAGTCGGTGGGCGGGATGTCATCAGCCGCAGCCGAGCCGACGGCAAGGGTCGTAGTACCGGCGGCCGCCAGCTTGAAGAAGTCTCGTCTATTGATAGCCACCTAAGCTAACCTCCCGGTGACATCCCAGGTGCTGTCACGCGTCATTATTGTGAAACAATTCACAAAATCCACTATATAATAAATGAATATTTCATGGACAGTCAAGGTATTTCATATCCTTTCTACTCTATTTTCGTACGAAACAATAAAAAAGTTTGCCTTCGTTTCGATTCTGTTGAAAAACAATACAGTTACTATCCAGATTAGCTCGTGGGGCCGAACGGTGGTTCTCTGTTTCGCTTCATGCAATCAACTGATACACATGCGATTACATTGACGAGTGCCCGCCAGCCGCGAGGGGGCGGTCTGCTAGCCTGAATCTAGCGTATTGCTTATTCCGGTCAAATGCCGCTGTGTTAGCAATGACCGTGTATCGTCCCGTGCACGTCACTCAGTGACACGGCGGGTACATTATCGTACTTCCTGATCCGGGGATCGGGGTGATGTCATTTATCTCCCGGTCCCTTTTTGTTGCATTGGTTCCGCATTGAGGGGATGGGGTGAGGTCATTTGGACACGGGTTTTTCCGGTCATACGAGGTCAATTTTACACGGCGGGCGAATCGCGGCAATGCCGGCGGGAGGGTAAGTCATCATGGTATGGACGGTTATCTACTTGCGTGTGCGAGTTCGAGGACGGCACGGGATTTGTCTTACAGGAAGGGCGGACGCGCTGTCACATGTAGCGTTCGCCGGAGTGAGGCTCCGGCGGTTCGACAAGTTCACGTGCGGGGGGCAGAAACCCACGCTGCGCGGCCTCCGGACTTCCCTGGGGGGCGCACCGGGAATCCGGAGTGATCGAGGGGGGCAGAGGATGCGCGGCACACGCGATCCAGCAGCATGAGCCCGGTCGACTTCGGTCGACGTCGGGCTCTTCTTTTGTATAAGGGGGGACCGGGCTTGCCCGTTCGGGCAGGGGGTGGTATACTCACCGGAACTGAGAAGCGCGAGGAAGGGGTACACCGTTGTCATTCATCCGAGCCGTTTTCGTTTGTGTTACCGCCGTGCTGGCAGTCACTGAGGTGTCGACGGCCCAGTCCGGGGTCGTGGCGGAGCCAGTGCCGTCGAATCGGCAGATCAAGTTCTCCGTCGGACCGTCATTTGGTTACAATGTGGGGCACACGACCTACGACTTTGCGATCGGTGTCCCGGGCGCTGCCAGCGGTGAGATTGCGTATTTGCGCAGCGAGCTGGAGTTTCCGGTTGACCAGTTCATGGCGGGTGGCGCGGTCCGGCTCCAATCGTTTCTCGGCGACGTGGAAGACTGGTCGTTGATGCTGTCCGGTCTGATAAGCGCGAACAATCCGGGGGGTACGATGACGGATATCGACTGGGTGAGGGTTGTCGACGGGTATGGCGGCACTTTCAGCCACACGGAGTCGAGCTCCGAGGGATCCAACCTGATCGTGAATTTTCAGTTCACCAAACGGCTGGTGGGGCGGACGCGGCACTCGATTGGAGTGGCGGCGGGGTTTCGATATCAACGTATCAGACAGGATATCGACAATTTCGCCGGCTGGCAGGTGCCGTATTACCAGCCGACCCCGACTCGAGTCGAGTTTGAGGTCAACAACGTGCCGGCGCTGGAATACCGGGTGACGTATGTGATGCCGATGGCGGGACTTCATCTGGTGCTGCGACCGTCGCGCGCGGTGTCTGTGGACGCTCGCGCGCTATACGCGCTGACGATGGCCGACGATTTCGACGATCATTTATTGCGGAATAAGGAGGCGACCGCCGACGGTCGGGGCAGCGGGTTTGTGGGCTCGCTGCGGGCGGACTGGCTGTTGCGCGAGCGGGCTCCGGGATCGCGCCCGTTTATCGGTGTGGAGGCGGAGGTCGTGACGCTGACGGTCGAAGGGGATCAGAAGCAGGTGTGGTATGACGACGAAGTCGTTCAGGGAGAGGTGATTGTCCCGCGCGGGACGGTGTACAGCGGATTGCCGCACGATTTCATCAGCACGCAGTATCGAGTCGGGCTTCGATTCGGTTTTCGCTTCTGAGGGAGAGACGCAGCTATCGCGGTCGCTGGTCCCACGGTTCAACCGTTCCGACGACGGCCGCAAGCCGATCGTTGGCGATTGCGTCGAGCACGCCCGCGGATATCTCATCATCGGTGAGCCAGCGTGACCGTTCGTGTTCCCGCTTGAATCCCAGAATAACCGTCCGATACGATACGCCGGCGATATTGTCGAACGGTGAATGTGCATCAGTCGTGACGGAGGGGTCGGCGGCCTGGGAGCCGAGGATGCGATACACCTGGCAGGGGTCGGACTGCTCGCCGAGCAGGCGTGCGACGACTGCAAGGGAATCGGCCGCGTCGCTTCGGATCCACACGACGGCCATAGCGATGGGTCCGAGGACAGCGGTTGCTTCGCGCAGTTTTGCCTCAAACGCGGCACGGTCCGAGTAGTCAACGGCGATCGGGTTAATGACGCCGGGGCTTCGCTGCGTGTCGCGGATCAATCCGACCAATCGTTCCTTGTTGCGCGCGACGACCGATACGCGGTGTCCCGCCTCGGCCAGCACGATTGCCACCGTGCGAAGCATGCCGGTTCCGCCTACGACGAGACAATGAGCCATAGACACTCCTCTTAAGCGAATTCCGCGGGATCTTCCCAGAGGTTGAAGATCAGGCCGAAGGGGTCGCGGATGTAGTTGGCGCCGCCTTTGCCTTCCCAGCGAACGACCGTGCATCCGTGCCGTTCGAGTTCATTTCTTGCGGTATCGAGGTCCGGTACTATGAATTCGAACACGGGCTGGGGGCTGTCGCCGTGATCGAGAAACAGGCGATTGTCGCCGGCTTTCAGTTCGAGCTGGTCGTTACCGGATTCTACCTGCGGCAGTTGCAGCACGGTCGTGTAGAAGGCAGCCGCCCGGTCCCGGTTGGGCGTGTGGAACGCGATACATCGACTGAACTTGTACGGCATCCTGAAACCTCACTCTGCCCGGACGGTGACGGGAGACGGCGCGTTGCTGTCAGTAGATGCACGCAGTATACGTCCGGTTACTGCGGGTGTCAATTCCGGCCGCCGGAAGAAACAAGATTGCTGATGTAGTGTTACAAAATCAGAGAGAGGTTAAGTCCATGAAGAGTCAGAGGACGGCGACGCTCGCAGGAGAAGAGCCTGAGGTCATTTCCACCGGAGATGGCGACCGGGGGTCACGTTCGGAAGGTGGCCGTCACCGGGTGGTAATAGTCGGCGGCGGTTTCGGCGGCCTGTATGCGGCCAAGTCGCTTCGGCGGAGCAAAGTCGATCTAACGCTGATAGACCGGCGCAATTTCCATCTTTTCCAACCGCTTTTGTACCAGGTGGCGACCGGGGGGTTGTCGCCGGGAGATATATCGTCGCCGTTGAGGTCGATACTGAGGAGGCAGAAGAACGCCCGGGTGTTGATGGCGGAGGTTGTCGATATCGATGTTTCGGGGCGGCGGGTGGTTCTTGCGGACGGCGAGGTATGCTACGACTCCCTGATCGTCGCGACCGGCGCTCACCACGACTATTTCGGCAACTCACACTGGGAGCAGTATGCGCCCGGTCTCAAGACGGTCGAGGACGCGCTGGAGATACGCAAGCGGATCTATCTGGCGTTTGAGGCGGCCGAGCGCGAGCCGGACCCGGAGAAAAAGGCGGCGTGGCTCACGTTTGTGGTGGTCGGCGGCGGTCCGACCGGTGTGGAGTTGGCGGGAGCGCTCGGTGAGATCGCACACTACACGCTGAGGCAGGACTTCAGATCTATAGACCCGGCGCTGGCACGGATCATTCTCGTAGAAGGGCTGGATCGCGTGCTGGCGACGTACGACCAATCGCTCTCTGAGAAGGCCCGGCGATCGCTGGAACGGCTCGGGGTGGAAGTCCGGCTGCACTCGTTTGTCACGGGGGTGGACGACCACGGTGTCACGATTGCACATGGTGACGAGACGGCAACTATCAACGCGAAGACTGTCTTGTGGAGCGCGGGGGTTAAAGCGGACTCGCTGGGAATGGTGTTGGCGGAACGGACCGGCGCGACTGTCGATCGGGCCGGTCGCATAGTGGTTGACGAGAACCTGATGATTCCGGGGTGGCCGGGCATATATGTCATCGGTGATCTTGCCAGTTTCAGCCACCAGACCGGCAAGCCGTTGCCGGGTGTGGCGCCGGTGGCGATGTCGATGGGTCGGTATGCGGCGAGGCGAATCGACGCCGCGATTCAGAATCGGGCGATGAAGCCGTTTCGTTATTTTGACAAGGGGGCCCTTGCGACGATAGGCCGCTCGGCGGCAATTGCGCAGTTCGGCCCGGTGAAGATATCGGGCTGGATTGCCTGGGTGACCTGGCTATTCGTCCACCTCATGTACCTGGTGGAGTTCGATAATCGTCTGCTGGTGCTCACTCAATGGGCGTGGAACTACTTCACCCGAAATCGGGGTGCCCGGCTGATTACCGGCAAGACCGGTCGGCTGGTGGAGTAGGCTGCCCGAATCTCTACATTTCTACTCTGCAATTTCCGGCACCAATCTGAAGCTGGCGGGTACAAGAGTCGTTGGAAAGAGACGACGATTGTACTATGGACCAAAGTCAATACTCAGCAAGAGAATACCAGCCCCGGATAACAGCAATCCATCCGGTTACGCGGCGAGTGCTGCTGGTGAGCAATTCGGCCGATCCCGCCGCTGATCCCTTTGATCGTCCGGGGGCGATGGCAGAGCTTATCGGAAGAATCGACCCGCTCACCGTGAGAATAATGCAGCTGGAGTATTCAGCCGGGGCTTTCGGTCGTTGCTGGCGGGATCTGTACGGCGCCGTGACGGCGGCAGGGACTGTACAGGTGCTGTTGTTGTCGTCACGGCTGTTGTGGCGAGGCGTTGTTCCGGCGCTGGTACTGGCTCGGTATTTTGGGCGGTCGATTGCCGTTCATATCGATACCGACCTTGCGGGCGGGATGACGAACGGTGAGTTGAGGGTGTTCGGGCGGTTTCTGCGGATGGCCGATCGGGTCACCGCGTCACCGACCGCCGACATTTCCTGGATGGGTGCCGATCGAAACCGGGTGGCGCGTCTGCAGACAGCATCGCGGATCGAGGGCATTCCGGCGAGGGTGATCCGCCAGGTTCAGCCCAAGGTTTTGTGCTTCGTGAGCTCGAGCCAGACGGGGACGGTTGCGACGCTGGTCC from Candidatus Zixiibacteriota bacterium includes the following:
- the hybB gene encoding Ni/Fe-hydrogenase cytochrome b subunit, yielding MNNHERPHPIHTRFFTRGTIVLTVLAALGALAYVYRLIAGLQATTNLNDQYPWGIWIAIDVATGVALAAGGFTTAALADIFHKERYHVIVRPALLTAMLGYTFVVIGLLADLGRYYNVWHPMLPSMWQGDSVLFEVGICVMIYLTVLYIEFLPIVAERFKGQVNLPGPLRHLNGLIESFLSVADRTLGRFISVFIIAGVVLSCLHQSSLGTLMLIAPTKIHPLWYTSISPLLFLLSAIAVGFPMVIFESLLASKSFKLKPETPVLSSLARYVPVLLGVYLAIKLVDLTNRDAWPYLWEGSVQSVMWMIEIGGGIVLPIILLLQEKVRRSVTGLLTAATLVIVLGVALNRINVFLVAYTPLYPTGPYFPSVFEIMVTVGLISALVLVYRFLVMHLPIIAGEKVPTYTLPIEVRRTPSNLEQVQ
- a CDS encoding cytochrome c3 family protein is translated as MKRYALTTGLLLCIGLALAGTASVAQMPQRQKAAPQTGILECLDCHDCEVPTLREPCLKPCPSTAMVHSTAKHGLDEAPDTIMLSEIADQFRPVRFNHKLHAEMAEMGQDCATCHHYSPPGHIPPCKDCHGGETNPANLKQPTLKGAYHRQCLSCHREWSHDTKCVLCHTPADGKTAAAFGYDSTDIIGVTHPVITEPKSKVYLTPYKTAPVVTFHHSEHIELFDLRCVDCHKQENCSYCHDLQRPARLAKSDEEVHAMCNDCHAQDACIKCHDTKERPGFTHAKTGWELNRFHKNLECRACHPTGKRIARVNSDCIACHGGWNQENFNHAVTGLHLDELHGTMDCKDCHVDLQYAGTPDCSGCHDDGRTAGDVPPGERVSPRR
- a CDS encoding omptin family outer membrane protease, producing the protein MSFIRAVFVCVTAVLAVTEVSTAQSGVVAEPVPSNRQIKFSVGPSFGYNVGHTTYDFAIGVPGAASGEIAYLRSELEFPVDQFMAGGAVRLQSFLGDVEDWSLMLSGLISANNPGGTMTDIDWVRVVDGYGGTFSHTESSSEGSNLIVNFQFTKRLVGRTRHSIGVAAGFRYQRIRQDIDNFAGWQVPYYQPTPTRVEFEVNNVPALEYRVTYVMPMAGLHLVLRPSRAVSVDARALYALTMADDFDDHLLRNKEATADGRGSGFVGSLRADWLLRERAPGSRPFIGVEAEVVTLTVEGDQKQVWYDDEVVQGEVIVPRGTVYSGLPHDFISTQYRVGLRFGFRF
- a CDS encoding glycosyltransferase encodes the protein MDQSQYSAREYQPRITAIHPVTRRVLLVSNSADPAADPFDRPGAMAELIGRIDPLTVRIMQLEYSAGAFGRCWRDLYGAVTAAGTVQVLLLSSRLLWRGVVPALVLARYFGRSIAVHIDTDLAGGMTNGELRVFGRFLRMADRVTASPTADISWMGADRNRVARLQTASRIEGIPARVIRQVQPKVLCFVSSSQTGTVATLVRGMELVKRKYPRAELVVATVGAAEPSFSCCGVRQSSVSCVAVRTWSDIRGLVSTADMMVDLSLSRTTLPLHYAMAAGLPVVALRLAADPYLHDGNAFLLGSDDYVAVADTITAMVEKPDATEAVSRAVASSGEWWAPEILKRHWTSHFEHLQIRHM
- a CDS encoding VOC family protein, producing the protein MPYKFSRCIAFHTPNRDRAAAFYTTVLQLPQVESGNDQLELKAGDNRLFLDHGDSPQPVFEFIVPDLDTARNELERHGCTVVRWEGKGGANYIRDPFGLIFNLWEDPAEFA
- a CDS encoding NAD(P)/FAD-dependent oxidoreductase, which encodes MKSQRTATLAGEEPEVISTGDGDRGSRSEGGRHRVVIVGGGFGGLYAAKSLRRSKVDLTLIDRRNFHLFQPLLYQVATGGLSPGDISSPLRSILRRQKNARVLMAEVVDIDVSGRRVVLADGEVCYDSLIVATGAHHDYFGNSHWEQYAPGLKTVEDALEIRKRIYLAFEAAEREPDPEKKAAWLTFVVVGGGPTGVELAGALGEIAHYTLRQDFRSIDPALARIILVEGLDRVLATYDQSLSEKARRSLERLGVEVRLHSFVTGVDDHGVTIAHGDETATINAKTVLWSAGVKADSLGMVLAERTGATVDRAGRIVVDENLMIPGWPGIYVIGDLASFSHQTGKPLPGVAPVAMSMGRYAARRIDAAIQNRAMKPFRYFDKGALATIGRSAAIAQFGPVKISGWIAWVTWLFVHLMYLVEFDNRLLVLTQWAWNYFTRNRGARLITGKTGRLVE
- a CDS encoding 4Fe-4S dicluster domain-containing protein — encoded protein: MAINRRDFFKLAAAGTTTLAVGSAAADDIPPTDCSEYYGVLVDTVVCIGCRKCELACDQEHTKSGRRPESFDDKSVFDRHRRPDKDAFTVLNRFEDPDNPSKKYTMKVQCMHCNEPACVSACIVGALRKTSTGPVVYDAWKCIGCRYCMVACPFQIPAYEYDNALDPRVRKCTFCFERITEDHELPACVAICPNEALTFGTRQQLLDIAHYRIKSNPGVYVDHVYGETEAGGTSWLYLAPVDFKHTELPVLKADVIPSLTETIQHGIFKSFLPPIALYGLLGLVMHATRERDAAPSDAEVPHE